A genomic segment from Nicotiana tabacum cultivar K326 chromosome 7, ASM71507v2, whole genome shotgun sequence encodes:
- the LOC107819551 gene encoding uncharacterized protein LOC107819551 gives MKRAVENEGEEFKGVVSLELLKKKMADFAKEREWDQFHTPRNLLLALVGEVGELSEIFQWKGEVPKGLPNWEEKEKQHLGEELSDVLLYLVRLSDICGIDLGKAALRKLELNAIKYPVSLSKGSSKKSTTLLCKSTTTTSTNININNESENGVTDDAA, from the exons atgaaGAGAGCAGTAGAAAATGAAGGAGAAGAATTTAAAGGGGTGGTTAGTCTTGAACTACTGAAGAAAAAAATGGCtgattttgcaaaagaaagagagTGGGATCAATTCCATACTCCAAGAAATCTCCTTTTAGCACTG GTGGGTGAAGTGGGAGAATTGTCTGAAATATTTCAGTGGAAAGGTGAGGTCCCAAAAGGCCTACCAAATTGGGAAGAAAAAGAGAAGCAGCATTTAGGTGAAGAGCTCTCAGATGTATTGCTTTATCTTGTCAGGCTTTCAGATATCTGTGGCATTGATCTTGGTAAAGCTGCACTCAGAAAGCTTGAGCTTAATGCCATTAAATACCCTGTTAGCCTTTCCAAAGGTTCATCCAAAAAGAGTACTACTCTTTTGTGCAAAAGTACAACAACAACCTCCaccaacatcaacatcaacaatGAGAGTGAAAATGGTGTGACTGATGATGCTGCATGA